From Cannabis sativa cultivar Pink pepper isolate KNU-18-1 chromosome 8, ASM2916894v1, whole genome shotgun sequence, a single genomic window includes:
- the LOC115698879 gene encoding protein GAMETE EXPRESSED 1 has translation MEQSSRSMLFLLIILSMSTSSMSWLWSSPSSSSSGSEASSREIEVARAEFSVDGLSGDDKAIQRVKNAKTKLSVGSNSCWHEAYQGIFAACSEIAGDDNEKRKRFAWDLSNCFHKDSGRSSFPSCQTGSSMKECLQKLDDNAIHTYRGFFLETNSICHQLQSDIFRRQTERLVNDLKKSAENAEERLETIQEKSEHLLHDTKEIHNSMTSIEEQTQQVVHSTNEIRTRITDISKQSEAVFEQSQKISASQLELEKGQDIMKVKLEEGILMIHDSYNNLDKEIGGLRDETVQIEKEINRVGDSMSSKMNILQNKADDIGNVAGLSLEKQKEVLKGQSEALNGLQSLTQFQSKALEESRAVMQQLANFGHEQQEELLQRQEKLQQAHDHLVENSKSMLAAQESFEQKQAALFVALDKLFALHNALLLESRLIKAFFIYSISMFVLYLFTSTKQTYTVRHRLYLGLCITFLIEFAILRFTTNGIEQQTWLINLVRILFLLVATVQILHAIFTYRDYEMLNYGMLKQLTEEVRSLRKNAELSWESESDIDWSTWVDHEIPDGIDNIIQDPDYMIGFEERVGESSHEASSTGSKYNLRSRRRQ, from the exons ATGGAACAAAGTAGTAGGTCTATGCTCTTCCTATTAATCATATTGTCTATGTCAACCTCTTCCATGTCATGGCTTTGGTCATCTCCATCGTCTTCCTCCTCAGGAAGTGAAGCGTCTTCCCGTGAAATCGAAGTAGCAAGAGCGGAATTCTCCGTCGACGGTCTCAGTGGCGACGACAAGGCAATCCAAAGGGTCAAGAATGCCAAAACAAAACTATCAGTCGGTTCTAACTCATGTTGGCATGAAGCTTACCAAGGGATTTTCGCAGCCTGCTCCGAAATCGCAGGGGACGACAACGAAAAGAGGAAGAGGTTTGCTTGGGATTTAAGTAACTGCTTTCATAAGGATTCGGGTAGATCTTCTTTTCCGTCATGCCAGACCGGCTCTTCCATGAAGGAGTGCCTTCAAAAGCTTGACGACAATGCTATTCACACGTACCGTGGATTCTTTCTTGAAACTAACTCCATTTGTCATCAATTACA GTCAGATATATTCAGGAGGCAAACAGAGAGACTAGTAAACGATTTGAAAAAATCAGCAGAAAATGCAGAGGAAAGGCTAGAAACCATACAAGAGAAGTCAGAGCATCTATTGCATGACACTAAAGAGATTCATAATTCGATGACTTCCATCGAAGAACAAACCCAACAAGTGGTTCACTCCACAAATGAAATCCGCACTAGAATCACTGACATTTCGAAACAATCAGAGGCCGTTTTCGAGCAATCCCAGAAAATTTCTGCTTCCCAATTAGAACTGGAGAAGGGCCAGGACATAATGAAGGTTAAACTAGAAGAGGGGATTTTAATGATTCATGATTCGTACAATAATCTAGATAAAGAAATAGGTGGTTTGAGAGATGAGACTGTTCAAATTGAGAAAGAGATTAACAGAGTTGGAGATTCCATGTCTAGCAAGATGAACATTCTTCAAAACAAGGCTGATGATATTGGAAATGTAGCAGGGCTTTCATTGGAAAAACAAAAGGAAGTTCTTAAAGGGCAATCTGAAGCTCTTAATGGGCTTCAGTCGCTCACTCAATTTCAGTCTAAAGCTCTAGAAGAGAGCAG GGCAGTTATGCAGCAGTTGGCTAATTTCGGTCATGAACAACAGGAAGAGCTTCTTCAGCGACAGGAAAAGCTTCAACAAGCACATGATCATCTGGTCGAGAATTCCAAGTCCATGTTGGCTGCTCag GAATCTTTTGAACAGAAACAAGCAGCCCTTTTTGTAGCTCTAGATAAGCTATTTGCGTTGCACAATGCCTTGTTGCTTGAGTCTAGGCTAATCAAGGCTTTCTTCATTTATTCAATTTCAATGTTTGTTCTCTACTTGTTCACTAGTACTAAACAAACATACACAGTAAGACACCGGCTTTATCTTG gtcTTTGCATTACATTCTTGATTGAATTTGCAATACTTCGATTTACAACAAATGGTATTGAGCAGCAAACATGGTTGATCAATCTAGTGAGAATTCTTTTTCTGCTTGTTGCTACGGTTCAGATATTACATGCTATTTTCACATACAG AGATTATGAAATGCTGAACTACGGAATGCTAAAACAGCTCACAGAAGAAGTTCGTAGCCTACGCAAAAATGCAGAGCTGAGTTGGGAATCAGAGAGTGACATTGACTGGTCAACGTGGGTTGACCATGAAATACCAGATGGGATAGATAATATTATTCAGGATCCAGATTATATGATTGGATTTGAAGAACGAGTTGGAGAGAGTTCCCACGAGGCTTCTTCAACTGGTTCTAAGTATAATCTCCGAAGTCGTAGGCGTCAATGA